A genomic segment from Elusimicrobium sp. encodes:
- the rplM gene encoding 50S ribosomal protein L13 has product MTKTFLPSVKEVETTRKWHHIDATGQTLGRLATQIAVLLMGKHKRTYTPHMDCGDFVVVTNAGKVKLTGNKMEQKVYFSHSGYAKGAKETPVKRVLEKNPTRVLELAVKRMLDENKLRAPRMKRLRLFAGEEHSFTERFGK; this is encoded by the coding sequence ATGACAAAAACTTTTTTGCCTTCCGTAAAGGAAGTTGAAACCACCCGCAAATGGCACCACATTGATGCCACGGGTCAAACCTTGGGCAGATTGGCTACTCAAATTGCCGTTTTGCTTATGGGTAAACACAAAAGAACCTATACGCCCCATATGGACTGCGGCGACTTCGTCGTAGTAACCAATGCTGGCAAAGTGAAATTGACCGGTAACAAAATGGAACAGAAAGTGTATTTCTCCCACTCCGGTTATGCCAAAGGCGCCAAAGAAACCCCGGTTAAAAGAGTGTTGGAAAAAAACCCCACCAGAGTACTGGAATTGGCCGTTAAGAGAATGTTGGACGAAAACAAACTCCGCGCGCCCAGAATGAAAAGATTAAGATTATTCGCCGGCGAAGAACATTCCTTCACC